A genomic region of Porticoccaceae bacterium LTM1 contains the following coding sequences:
- the rluC gene encoding 23S rRNA pseudouridine(955/2504/2580) synthase RluC, whose amino-acid sequence MTDQKAKEGSTGGVRFVEVTEDQEGQRVDNFLMTQLKGVPKSLIYRILRKGEVRVNKGRVKPTNKLSAGDIVRIPPVRVSEEKVVAGPGVKLQRLLEQSIVYEDDLLMVVNKPAGLAVHGGSGISLGLIESLRAMRPDQRFLELVHRLDRDTSGCILLAKKRSALRWLQEEMRARRIDKIYTALVKGHWPKDRRRIDAPLRKNELKSGERIVKVTQDGKPSVSNFSILQKFDRATLVQVKLETGRTHQIRVHSQFAGHPLAGDDKYGDTEFNQYVKSAGLGRMFLHASALGFRLPESEKKLLVEAPLPPELEEPLHNL is encoded by the coding sequence ATGACTGATCAAAAGGCAAAAGAAGGTTCTACGGGCGGGGTGCGCTTTGTAGAGGTTACGGAAGATCAGGAAGGTCAGCGGGTCGATAACTTTTTGATGACCCAGTTGAAAGGTGTGCCCAAGTCGCTGATTTACCGCATCCTTCGCAAAGGTGAGGTGCGAGTAAACAAAGGCAGGGTGAAGCCAACTAACAAGCTATCTGCTGGCGATATTGTGCGTATTCCGCCGGTTCGTGTTTCCGAGGAAAAGGTTGTAGCGGGGCCCGGGGTCAAGCTGCAGCGTTTGTTAGAGCAGAGCATTGTTTACGAAGATGACCTGCTGATGGTGGTTAACAAGCCGGCTGGCCTTGCGGTGCATGGTGGAAGTGGCATTAGTCTTGGGCTGATTGAGTCATTAAGGGCAATGAGGCCGGATCAGCGTTTCCTTGAGTTGGTGCATCGCCTGGATCGTGATACCTCGGGATGTATTCTGCTGGCCAAGAAGCGCAGTGCATTACGTTGGCTGCAAGAGGAGATGCGTGCTCGCCGGATTGATAAAATCTACACTGCTCTGGTTAAGGGGCACTGGCCCAAGGATCGCAGGCGCATCGACGCGCCACTGCGCAAGAATGAACTGAAGTCCGGTGAGCGGATCGTGAAAGTAACTCAGGACGGCAAGCCGTCCGTGTCCAACTTTTCGATCCTGCAGAAATTTGATCGGGCTACCCTGGTCCAGGTCAAGCTTGAGACTGGTCGTACACACCAGATTCGTGTGCACAGCCAGTTTGCTGGTCACCCGCTGGCTGGTGATGACAAATACGGTGATACCGAGTTTAACCAGTACGTGAAATCTGCCGGGCTAGGTCGAATGTTCCTGCACGCCAGTGCGCTTGGCTTTCGGCTGCCGGAATCGGAAAAGAAATTGCTGGTTGAGGCGCCGCTGCCGCCGGAGCTGGAAGAGCCACTTCATAACCTTTAA
- a CDS encoding HAD-IA family hydrolase: MTELLIFDWDGTLSDSLSRIAFCMQRAAEDCGIEPPSDKQVHEIVGLGLREALMALYPHVQDEDLIQRLREGYSSHFMSNDKVPSPFYPYVMESLERFRDTGYKLAVATGKSRRGLDRVLKEKGLEGFFHGSRCADETRSKPHPLMLNELLDEFGLQAHQAIMVGDTEFDMEMAQRADIPRLAVSYGAHEAERLSRYQPIATIDCFSLMEGVVERHRQSQGA, encoded by the coding sequence ATGACTGAACTACTTATATTTGATTGGGATGGGACGCTTTCGGACTCGCTGTCGAGAATTGCGTTCTGCATGCAAAGGGCAGCCGAAGATTGCGGTATCGAGCCCCCATCCGATAAGCAGGTTCACGAGATAGTGGGGCTGGGGTTGCGAGAAGCGTTGATGGCGCTTTATCCGCATGTGCAAGACGAAGACCTCATCCAGCGACTACGCGAAGGCTACTCCAGTCACTTTATGTCAAACGATAAGGTGCCATCCCCGTTCTACCCGTATGTTATGGAATCCCTGGAGCGGTTTCGCGATACCGGTTACAAGTTGGCGGTGGCAACTGGCAAGAGTCGCCGTGGGCTTGACAGGGTACTGAAAGAGAAAGGGCTTGAGGGTTTCTTTCATGGCAGTCGCTGTGCTGATGAGACCCGATCAAAGCCGCACCCGCTGATGCTGAACGAGTTGCTTGATGAGTTTGGGCTGCAAGCTCATCAGGCAATTATGGTTGGGGATACCGAGTTTGATATGGAGATGGCGCAGCGCGCCGACATTCCTAGATTAGCGGTCAGCTACGGTGCCCATGAGGCCGAACGGCTGAGTCGTTATCAGCCTATTGCAACGATTGACTGCTTTTCATTGATGGAGGGGGTAGTTGAGAGGCATCGTCAAAGTCAGGGTGCCTGA
- a CDS encoding nucleoside triphosphate pyrophosphatase — MTTLVLASSSPYRKSLLDRLSIPYTCQSPEIDESPKRNETPLELVRRLSREKAAALQATHPNHLIIGSDQVAELNGQIITKPGCFENARLQLKEQSGNSVRFHTGLCVLNSSNGESETDVVTTTASFRTLSDSEIERYLYKEEPFDCAGSFKCEQLGISLLESMLGPDPTALIGLPLIRLCEMLRNQGIQAP, encoded by the coding sequence ATGACTACCCTGGTTCTCGCCTCGTCCTCACCGTACCGAAAGTCACTGCTGGACCGACTGTCGATACCCTATACCTGCCAGTCACCGGAGATCGATGAATCCCCGAAGAGAAACGAAACGCCACTCGAGCTGGTGCGTCGACTATCGCGGGAAAAAGCCGCCGCCCTGCAAGCAACCCATCCCAACCACCTGATCATCGGCTCCGACCAGGTAGCCGAGCTGAATGGCCAGATAATCACCAAACCAGGATGTTTTGAAAACGCCAGACTGCAACTCAAGGAACAATCCGGCAACAGCGTCAGATTCCACACCGGGCTTTGCGTGCTCAACAGCTCAAACGGCGAGTCAGAAACCGATGTAGTTACAACAACCGCCAGCTTTCGAACTTTGAGCGACAGCGAAATAGAACGCTACCTATATAAAGAAGAACCATTTGATTGTGCTGGCAGCTTCAAGTGCGAGCAGCTGGGGATTAGCCTACTTGAGTCCATGCTGGGACCAGACCCCACAGCACTGATTGGGTTACCACTGATCCGGCTGTGCGAAATGCTGCGCAACCAGGGGATTCAGGCACCCTGA
- a CDS encoding YceD family protein produces the protein MLTTPSKRALPQTVDARKLTGQGVHLTGVFTGEQLPRLAAAVLNIDEPVDVELSFNMDEQGTRTVVGTVSAKVAVTCQRCMEGMPLELSSDVALGLVWDEDGAKHLSSELEPWIVADESAQLSRLVEDELLLALPFVNYHDEGDCQGVSHFSTGEVEESSEPNPFQVLEQLKRKD, from the coding sequence ATGTTGACTACCCCATCCAAAAGAGCGTTACCCCAGACGGTTGATGCACGTAAATTGACCGGTCAAGGCGTACATCTGACGGGCGTTTTTACCGGGGAGCAACTGCCTCGTCTGGCTGCGGCTGTACTGAATATCGATGAACCTGTCGATGTTGAGTTGAGCTTCAATATGGACGAACAAGGAACCCGAACTGTTGTCGGTACGGTGTCGGCCAAAGTGGCTGTAACCTGCCAGCGCTGCATGGAGGGCATGCCTCTGGAGCTTAGCTCCGATGTGGCGCTAGGGCTGGTTTGGGATGAAGATGGTGCCAAGCACCTTTCCAGTGAGCTTGAGCCCTGGATTGTGGCCGATGAAAGCGCCCAACTGAGTCGCCTTGTAGAAGATGAATTGTTGCTGGCATTGCCGTTTGTGAATTATCACGATGAAGGCGATTGCCAGGGCGTCAGTCACTTCTCCACCGGTGAGGTGGAAGAGTCGTCTGAACCGAATCCGTTTCAGGTGCTGGAGCAACTGAAGCGAAAAGATTGA
- the rpmF gene encoding 50S ribosomal protein L32 gives MAVQKSRKTRSKRGMHRSHDALSGPTLSVDPVSGEKHLRHHVTADGFYRGKKVVETGNE, from the coding sequence ATGGCTGTACAAAAAAGCCGTAAAACCCGTTCCAAGCGTGGCATGCATCGCTCTCACGATGCTCTGAGCGGACCTACTCTGTCTGTTGATCCAGTAAGCGGTGAGAAGCACCTGCGTCACCACGTTACTGCTGACGGCTTCTACCGCGGTAAGAAAGTAGTCGAAACCGGCAACGAATAA
- the plsX gene encoding phosphate acyltransferase PlsX, whose translation MADSICLAIDAMGGDFGPRVTVPAAVDFLRRHADVRVILFGDESVIRKQLSSLKLAAAAKPVLDRIDVHHCEQVVTADDKPSIALRRKRESSMWVAVNGVADGGTHACVSAGNTGALMAMGLSALGLFKGIDRPAICTAVPSLGKRSYLLDAGANLECSPEQLHQFATMANCLVQAVEQKDRPTIGLLNVGSEELKGGRELQETAKLLEADRALNYFGFVEGDDIYLGTTDVVVCDGFSGNIAIKAGEGVAKMIALRLQKAFSRSLGAKIAGVISRGVLRAFQRRIDPAGYNGASFLGLRGVVVKSHGSANQKSFACALEVALGEARARLPSLIEKSLQQR comes from the coding sequence TTGGCAGATTCCATTTGTCTTGCCATCGACGCCATGGGCGGGGACTTTGGTCCCCGCGTCACGGTTCCCGCCGCTGTCGACTTTCTTCGTCGGCACGCTGATGTGCGCGTTATTCTCTTCGGTGACGAATCCGTCATTCGAAAGCAACTCTCCAGTCTCAAACTAGCTGCCGCTGCAAAGCCGGTACTTGATCGTATTGATGTTCACCATTGTGAACAGGTGGTCACAGCAGACGATAAGCCGTCAATTGCCCTGCGCCGAAAGCGCGAGTCGTCCATGTGGGTGGCTGTCAATGGCGTTGCAGATGGCGGTACACATGCCTGCGTCAGCGCAGGTAATACCGGCGCTTTGATGGCAATGGGTTTGAGTGCATTGGGATTGTTTAAAGGTATTGATCGGCCGGCTATCTGCACTGCAGTACCGTCACTGGGTAAGCGCAGTTATCTACTGGATGCCGGTGCCAATCTCGAGTGTTCCCCTGAACAGTTACACCAGTTTGCCACCATGGCCAATTGCCTCGTTCAGGCGGTTGAGCAAAAAGACCGGCCGACGATTGGTTTGCTGAATGTCGGCTCGGAAGAGCTGAAAGGTGGCCGCGAGTTGCAGGAGACGGCTAAGCTTTTGGAGGCTGACCGCGCGCTGAATTACTTCGGCTTTGTTGAAGGTGATGATATCTACCTTGGCACTACCGATGTGGTGGTGTGTGACGGTTTTAGCGGCAATATCGCGATCAAGGCAGGTGAAGGTGTCGCAAAAATGATTGCCCTGCGTTTGCAGAAGGCATTTTCTCGCTCGCTGGGCGCTAAAATTGCCGGAGTGATTTCCCGTGGAGTGTTACGTGCGTTCCAGCGTCGCATAGATCCAGCTGGTTATAATGGCGCGAGCTTTTTGGGATTGCGTGGGGTGGTGGTTAAAAGTCACGGTTCGGCAAATCAGAAAAGTTTTGCCTGTGCACTAGAAGTGGCCTTGGGTGAAGCCAGGGCCAGGCTGCCGAGTTTGATTGAAAAGAGCCTGCAGCAGCGATAA
- the fabD gene encoding ACP S-malonyltransferase, whose amino-acid sequence MKKNLAFVFPGQGSQKIGMLADVAEQYPIVKQTFAEASEVLGYDLWDLVQNGEQEAINLTERTQPLLLTASVALWRIWNEKNGAQPALMAGHSLGEWSALVCAGVVEFKDAVELVRSRGAYMQEAVPAGVGAMAAIIGLDDDAIKAACEASSGDEVVVPVNFNSPGQVVIAGHAGAVEKAIEACKEAGAKRALPLPVSAPFHTPLMQPAADKLAAQIEATEFKAPQVPVVHNVHAKTETDPAAIKALMIEQIYSPVLWVDCVNSLTAAGVDTVVECGPGKVLSGLCKRIERSLSALATEDVASLDAALAEA is encoded by the coding sequence ATGAAAAAGAATCTCGCATTTGTTTTTCCGGGGCAGGGTTCCCAAAAAATTGGCATGCTGGCTGATGTTGCTGAGCAATACCCAATTGTTAAGCAAACCTTTGCGGAAGCATCAGAGGTGCTGGGCTACGATCTTTGGGATCTGGTTCAAAACGGAGAGCAGGAAGCGATCAACCTGACTGAGCGCACCCAGCCGCTGCTGCTGACTGCCAGTGTTGCCTTGTGGCGTATCTGGAACGAGAAAAACGGTGCCCAGCCTGCGCTGATGGCTGGCCACAGCCTCGGTGAGTGGTCTGCTCTGGTTTGTGCCGGTGTGGTTGAATTTAAAGATGCAGTTGAGTTGGTTCGTAGTCGTGGTGCTTACATGCAGGAAGCGGTTCCGGCTGGAGTTGGAGCTATGGCTGCCATCATCGGTTTGGATGATGATGCCATCAAGGCCGCTTGTGAAGCCTCCTCCGGAGATGAGGTGGTGGTACCAGTAAACTTTAACTCCCCTGGCCAAGTGGTTATTGCTGGTCACGCCGGTGCAGTTGAGAAAGCAATTGAAGCTTGTAAGGAAGCGGGTGCCAAGCGTGCTTTGCCGCTGCCAGTAAGTGCGCCTTTCCATACACCGCTGATGCAGCCTGCAGCTGATAAGCTGGCGGCCCAAATTGAAGCGACTGAATTCAAGGCTCCGCAAGTTCCTGTGGTTCACAATGTTCACGCCAAAACCGAGACGGATCCTGCGGCTATTAAAGCGCTGATGATTGAGCAGATTTACAGCCCGGTACTCTGGGTAGATTGCGTAAACAGCCTGACTGCTGCTGGTGTTGATACGGTTGTTGAATGTGGCCCTGGTAAAGTCCTCAGTGGCCTGTGCAAGCGCATTGAACGCTCTTTAAGCGCTCTGGCTACTGAAGATGTAGCCTCTCTGGATGCTGCGCTGGCGGAAGCCTGA